From a single Sphaeramia orbicularis chromosome 4, fSphaOr1.1, whole genome shotgun sequence genomic region:
- the LOC115418148 gene encoding guanine nucleotide-binding protein G(I)/G(S)/G(O) subunit gamma-5, with product MSGSSNIIAMKKIVHQLRLEAGINRVKVSQAAADLQQFCLQNAQQDPLLTGMSSSNNPFRPQKVCSFL from the exons ATGTCTGGATCGTCCAACATCATAGCAATGAAGAAAATTGTCCACCAGTTACGCCTTGAAGCGGGCATAAACAGAGTTAAG GTGTCCCAGGCCGCGGCTGACCTGCAGCAGTTCTGCCTTCAGAACGCCCAACAGGACCCTCTGCTCACCGGCATGTCCTCCAGCAACAACCCGTTCAGACCGCAGAAAGTCTGCTCCTTCCTATAG